Proteins found in one Paraburkholderia caballeronis genomic segment:
- a CDS encoding bacteriophage N4 adsorption protein A has product MGYPHDTHDTHGGRVRVVVRDPSSNRLPMRRSLALAALCASLGLHAQFAEAAPAAGTLPLPLTGAAYRVAQQGYDAYARHDYAAAERYAREAIRQRPDLASLRLLLANAQAAQRRWGDASRTLADAQRDVGPDASLVARRRQIDAQIAAATAAPRASPSRGGATPSTKPGAGSPDNLTGEAYVLAQRAYAAYASRDYAGAERDANAAIALRPDVLRLQLLAIDAASAAGRPDDAWQAALDATKRFGDHDELRRRRAFVGEELAPKSAAAAQKARDAGDFAQAAAHARDAIAYAPDRLGYRLQLFDALAASRDMRALEQAATDVIGAGVQPVLMPYVVRGYARAAQGRFDDAEADFSRALQAADASQRDQRVARAIVADVWTAAGEPQRALDALAPLKPAGDDTDALIASRRFDARERLAVAGQRENAPQPVDIAIAARPVFDCIVDAYGAACDVYAADPGFAARRKSILAAQRGDHAAAVAYAREAVAASPRSPERRIELVDALVAAGDMAGAKAQARAALDAGLLDGAPPLQAAYVAQRAGDDRRSLAYFAQADAAGELPPAATADAGYAAFHAHADAPAAGYFARAIDHGASPPDGVAPATLLQLEDLRNAHADVTRSWGFIASLNYRGAGLQPGVATGTAPGTYNSWQTGLEAYWRPFGSLGERMFEVYARAYQDFGAGGTAPSGISTALGAIGARAKPFETVNAIVAFERLIPIGSHAPSDWLARLAYSGGFGTERRLDVPSWWTVQDYAEVGHYVSNGWNYGTAYFEAGRTYRLDRISPKLTVFPYGVIGADYDSSIDHSIPVGIGIGVSSRYWFRDSFYDSPRSYIDVSVQYRWRITGDGRGGGVFFGTVLSY; this is encoded by the coding sequence GTGGGTTATCCGCACGACACGCACGACACGCACGGCGGTCGCGTGCGTGTGGTGGTCCGTGACCCGTCGTCGAACCGCTTGCCGATGCGCCGTTCGCTCGCGCTTGCCGCGTTATGCGCGAGCCTCGGCCTGCATGCGCAGTTTGCCGAAGCCGCGCCGGCCGCGGGCACGTTGCCGCTGCCGCTGACCGGCGCCGCCTATCGCGTCGCGCAGCAGGGTTACGACGCATACGCGCGCCACGACTACGCGGCCGCCGAACGCTACGCGCGCGAGGCGATCCGCCAGCGCCCGGACCTCGCGTCGCTGCGCCTGCTGCTCGCGAACGCGCAGGCCGCGCAGCGCCGCTGGGGCGATGCGAGCCGCACGCTTGCCGACGCGCAGCGCGACGTCGGTCCGGACGCGTCGCTGGTTGCGCGTCGCCGGCAGATCGATGCGCAGATCGCAGCGGCGACGGCCGCACCGCGCGCGTCTCCATCGCGCGGCGGCGCGACGCCATCGACCAAACCCGGCGCGGGATCACCGGACAATCTGACTGGCGAGGCCTACGTGCTCGCGCAACGCGCGTATGCGGCCTACGCGAGCCGCGACTACGCCGGCGCGGAGCGCGACGCGAACGCGGCGATCGCGTTGCGTCCCGACGTGCTGCGCCTGCAACTGCTCGCGATCGACGCGGCCAGCGCGGCGGGCCGTCCCGACGATGCGTGGCAAGCGGCGCTCGACGCGACGAAGCGTTTCGGCGACCACGACGAACTGCGCCGCCGTCGCGCGTTCGTCGGCGAGGAGCTTGCGCCGAAGTCCGCGGCCGCCGCGCAGAAGGCGCGCGATGCGGGCGACTTCGCACAGGCCGCCGCGCACGCGCGCGACGCGATCGCCTATGCGCCGGACCGGCTTGGCTACCGGCTGCAACTGTTCGATGCGCTCGCCGCGTCGCGCGACATGCGCGCGCTGGAGCAGGCGGCGACCGACGTGATCGGAGCCGGCGTGCAGCCCGTGCTGATGCCTTATGTCGTGCGCGGTTATGCGCGCGCCGCGCAGGGCCGCTTCGACGACGCCGAAGCCGACTTCTCCCGTGCGTTGCAGGCGGCGGACGCGTCGCAGCGCGACCAGCGCGTTGCACGCGCGATCGTCGCGGATGTGTGGACCGCGGCCGGCGAGCCGCAGCGCGCGCTCGACGCGCTCGCGCCGCTGAAGCCGGCCGGCGACGACACCGACGCGCTGATCGCGAGCCGCCGTTTCGACGCGCGCGAGCGGCTCGCTGTGGCCGGGCAGCGCGAAAACGCGCCGCAGCCGGTGGACATCGCGATCGCCGCGCGTCCGGTGTTCGACTGCATCGTCGATGCGTACGGCGCCGCGTGCGACGTCTATGCGGCCGATCCGGGTTTCGCCGCGCGGCGCAAGTCGATCCTCGCCGCGCAGCGCGGCGACCACGCGGCGGCGGTCGCGTATGCGCGCGAGGCGGTCGCCGCGAGTCCGCGCAGCCCCGAGCGGCGCATCGAACTGGTCGATGCGCTCGTCGCCGCCGGCGACATGGCCGGCGCAAAGGCGCAGGCGCGCGCGGCGCTCGACGCGGGCCTGCTCGACGGCGCGCCGCCGTTGCAGGCCGCGTACGTCGCGCAGCGCGCGGGCGACGACCGCCGCTCGCTCGCGTATTTCGCGCAGGCGGACGCGGCCGGCGAACTGCCGCCGGCCGCGACGGCCGATGCGGGTTATGCCGCGTTTCACGCGCATGCCGACGCGCCCGCCGCGGGTTACTTCGCGCGCGCGATCGACCACGGCGCGTCGCCGCCGGACGGCGTGGCGCCCGCGACCCTGCTGCAACTGGAGGACCTGCGCAACGCGCACGCGGACGTCACGCGCAGTTGGGGTTTCATCGCGTCGCTGAACTATCGCGGCGCGGGGTTGCAGCCGGGCGTCGCGACCGGCACCGCGCCGGGCACCTACAACAGCTGGCAGACCGGCCTCGAAGCCTACTGGCGGCCGTTCGGCTCGCTGGGCGAGCGGATGTTCGAGGTCTATGCGCGGGCCTATCAGGACTTCGGCGCGGGCGGCACCGCGCCGAGCGGCATCTCGACCGCGCTCGGCGCGATCGGCGCGCGCGCAAAGCCGTTCGAGACGGTGAACGCGATCGTCGCGTTCGAGCGGCTGATTCCGATCGGCTCGCACGCGCCCTCCGACTGGCTCGCGCGGCTTGCGTATTCGGGCGGTTTCGGCACGGAGCGGCGGCTCGACGTGCCGTCGTGGTGGACCGTGCAGGACTATGCGGAAGTCGGCCACTACGTGAGCAACGGCTGGAACTACGGGACCGCCTATTTCGAGGCGGGCCGCACGTACCGGCTCGACCGGATCAGCCCGAAGCTCACCGTGTTTCCGTATGGCGTGATCGGCGCGGACTACGATTCGAGCATCGATCACAGCATTCCGGTCGGGATCGGCATCGGCGTGTCGTCGCGCTACTGGTTCCGCGACAGCTTCTACGATTCGCCGCGCTCGTACATCGACGTGTCGGTGCAGTATCGCTGGCGAATCACTGGCGACGGGCGCGGCGGCGGCGTGTTTTTCGGCACGGTGCTGTCGTATTGA
- a CDS encoding glycosyl transferase family protein, with amino-acid sequence MTFDTLKWWSGYLLGHYYHGMEYVAMGVAVLILLSSADDLFIDAWYWVRTTYRYFTVARRYRPLRPEELYAREQQPLAIMVPAWKEDDVIASMVTDLVRVLDYTNYVVFVGTYQNDAPTIAEVERMRRRYKQLHRVEVPHDGPTCKADCLNWIIQAIFRLEQETGVEFAGVILHDSEDVLHPLELRFFNYLLPRKDMIQLPVASLERDWYELVAGTYMDEFAEWHAKDLVVRESIAGAVPSAGVGTCFSRRALIGLAEQTNNQPFNTETLTEDYDVGERLGRMGMNSIFARFPVQFSTRRKSWFGFGRERDVTLTMPLCVREFFPDTFRTAYRQRARWTLGIGLQGWQQTGWRGSLANRYLLARDRKGIVTSFVGIVAYVVLVQFILFAFADTLGLMPQLIASPFIDSRFLYFVLWANGIALSLRVLQRVYFVTRLYGWEHGVLAVPRMVIGNFVNFMAVARAWRMFLVHLATGKRLAWDKTMHDFPSSDGFTDRRQRLGELLVSWQAIDEEKLARALGDEHAGQAPLGRVLLAHGWLDEETLAEAIAFQSDLPRDHLDEARLRANASQLPPELVVRNRVLPYGDDGNGHAVLLTASPLPDDAFATLQAALKRPAVQRIVREGEIAAGLRILRGVPVAGTPDDETAASRAVPLLGDLLIERGAVSRKDFEDALLRYRPADHGRIGDYMVALGVITADALKDAIDEQKRRMGEPVMSR; translated from the coding sequence GTGACGTTCGACACGCTCAAATGGTGGAGCGGTTATCTGCTCGGCCACTACTACCACGGGATGGAATACGTCGCGATGGGGGTCGCGGTGCTGATCCTGCTGTCGAGCGCCGACGACCTGTTCATCGACGCGTGGTACTGGGTCCGCACGACGTACCGCTATTTCACGGTTGCGCGCCGCTACCGGCCGCTGCGCCCGGAGGAACTGTACGCGCGCGAGCAGCAGCCGCTCGCGATCATGGTGCCCGCGTGGAAGGAGGACGACGTGATCGCGTCGATGGTCACCGACCTCGTGCGCGTGCTCGACTACACGAACTACGTGGTGTTCGTCGGCACCTACCAGAACGACGCGCCGACCATCGCCGAGGTCGAGCGGATGCGCCGGCGCTACAAGCAGCTGCATCGCGTGGAAGTGCCGCACGACGGCCCGACCTGCAAGGCCGACTGCCTGAACTGGATCATCCAGGCGATCTTCCGGCTGGAGCAGGAGACCGGCGTCGAGTTCGCCGGCGTGATCCTGCACGACAGCGAGGACGTGCTGCATCCGCTCGAACTGCGCTTCTTCAACTACCTGCTGCCGCGCAAGGACATGATCCAGTTGCCGGTCGCGTCGCTGGAGCGCGACTGGTACGAACTCGTCGCCGGCACCTACATGGACGAGTTCGCGGAATGGCACGCGAAGGATCTCGTCGTGCGCGAGAGCATCGCGGGCGCGGTGCCGTCGGCCGGCGTCGGCACCTGCTTCTCGCGGCGCGCGCTGATCGGCCTCGCGGAACAGACGAACAACCAGCCGTTCAACACCGAAACGCTGACCGAGGACTACGACGTCGGTGAACGGCTCGGCCGGATGGGGATGAACTCGATCTTCGCGCGTTTTCCGGTGCAGTTCTCGACGCGCCGCAAGTCGTGGTTCGGCTTCGGCCGCGAGCGCGACGTCACGCTGACGATGCCGCTGTGCGTGCGCGAATTTTTCCCCGACACGTTTCGCACCGCGTACCGGCAGCGCGCGCGCTGGACCCTCGGCATCGGCCTGCAAGGGTGGCAGCAGACCGGCTGGCGCGGGTCGCTCGCGAACCGCTATCTGCTCGCGCGCGACCGCAAGGGGATCGTCACGTCGTTCGTCGGGATCGTCGCGTATGTCGTGCTCGTGCAGTTCATCCTGTTCGCGTTCGCGGACACGCTCGGGCTGATGCCGCAACTGATCGCGTCGCCGTTCATCGACTCGCGGTTCCTGTACTTCGTGTTGTGGGCGAACGGCATCGCGTTGTCGTTGCGGGTGCTGCAACGCGTGTATTTCGTCACGCGGCTGTACGGCTGGGAGCACGGCGTGCTCGCGGTGCCGCGGATGGTGATCGGCAACTTCGTGAATTTCATGGCGGTCGCGCGCGCATGGCGGATGTTCCTCGTGCATCTCGCGACCGGCAAGCGGCTCGCGTGGGACAAGACGATGCACGACTTCCCGTCGTCGGACGGCTTCACCGACCGGCGGCAGCGGCTCGGCGAACTGCTGGTGTCGTGGCAGGCGATCGACGAGGAGAAGCTCGCGCGCGCGCTCGGCGACGAGCATGCGGGGCAGGCGCCGCTCGGCCGCGTGCTGCTTGCGCACGGCTGGCTCGACGAGGAGACGCTCGCGGAGGCGATCGCGTTCCAGTCGGACCTGCCGCGCGACCATCTGGACGAAGCGCGGCTGCGGGCCAACGCGTCGCAACTGCCGCCCGAACTGGTCGTGCGCAACCGCGTGCTGCCGTATGGCGACGACGGCAACGGCCATGCGGTGCTGCTGACCGCGAGCCCGCTGCCCGACGATGCGTTCGCGACGCTGCAGGCCGCGCTGAAGCGGCCGGCCGTGCAGCGGATCGTGCGCGAGGGCGAGATCGCGGCCGGCTTGCGGATTTTGCGCGGCGTGCCGGTGGCGGGGACGCCCGACGACGAGACGGCCGCGTCGCGCGCGGTGCCGCTGCTAGGCGACCTGCTGATCGAGCGCGGCGCGGTGAGCCGCAAGGACTTCGAGGATGCACTGCTGCGTTACCGGCCGGCGGATCATGGGCGCATCGGCGACTACATGGTCGCGCTCGGCGTCATCACTGCCGACGCGCTGAAGGACGCGATCGATGAACAGAAGCGCCGGATGGGCGAACCGGTGATGTCGCGATGA
- a CDS encoding cellulose biosynthesis cyclic di-GMP-binding regulatory protein BcsB gives MFSTVFAVLAAILTMPAAHAAPGDLAAAFAQLGAGRVESRTVSLADLGVREPILLRAPDASQELYFPVPLGLPVSNATLQLDGGYLHGDGGRTTFVLSLDGSPVLARSVTDAQGDGAVNIGVDGSPRPSGFVRVGVQWSSVIDDNVCADQTAIGNLWRIAPTSRLTYQYDTSAIGDVRGAWSALPPKPVVAVGGGRLGAPAYDVAWRVESLLMRAGAEPVVQVVPAVGDTVSLAGASVPAALQAVPAFAALASGGQHRLANPAELGALVALAPAGAFAPNVVIADDALRARLGEAFDALRAEVAGVSPDAAAAFDAWRSGAAGPLGGGAPVAGDVGVARLGGQPVVVVGDTAGVAALSRTWTPLDVSNRLVVHALDRAPNLSAGGDTDRLALSLVGGAPRTLDVLTSASWDATFDLAAVSGNGKVPRAVVLDLAAAAASVRNAQTASIFFNGVLIGSRLLSTDGRPQRVSAAIPGYALGSVNQLRVLFQRQPEGGCQPRAAGYPAAVLPGSHLVLGEGRLEDNFTGMIVRYAQSASLLVPDAYLANPADSLPRVARLANAVGIAPTRATLAVVAGGQAAQPAGPFLAADVAVTDLSGPATFDGGRLTIKGRSGAPLADLAGLTRLGVLEVVHSGGTTGVLYRTVGAAAPVLPATLQLLSGDIVVVDATGALKSFDTQRPGGVPPEDRQRAWLTQHWSAWGMPALAIVVLLLLIFAANAARRRRREKNGGPGEPPPASGSSGSSASSAPPPPPGPDGGAATRGAAESSGSPAEPGAPGTSGKPGKPGEGPPDTPPHDRQG, from the coding sequence GTGTTTTCCACCGTGTTTGCCGTTCTCGCCGCCATCCTGACGATGCCGGCGGCGCACGCCGCGCCCGGCGATCTCGCGGCCGCGTTCGCGCAACTGGGCGCGGGCCGCGTCGAATCGCGCACGGTGTCGCTCGCGGACCTCGGCGTGCGCGAGCCGATCCTGCTGCGTGCGCCGGACGCGAGCCAGGAGCTTTATTTCCCGGTGCCGCTCGGCCTGCCGGTCAGCAACGCGACGCTGCAACTCGACGGCGGTTACCTGCACGGCGACGGCGGCCGCACGACCTTCGTGCTGTCGCTCGACGGCTCGCCGGTGCTCGCGCGCAGCGTGACCGACGCGCAGGGCGACGGCGCGGTGAACATCGGCGTCGACGGCTCGCCGCGGCCGTCCGGGTTCGTGCGCGTCGGCGTGCAGTGGTCGTCGGTGATCGACGACAACGTCTGCGCGGACCAGACCGCGATCGGCAACCTGTGGCGCATCGCGCCGACGTCGCGGCTCACGTACCAGTACGACACGTCCGCGATCGGCGACGTGCGCGGCGCATGGAGCGCGCTGCCGCCGAAGCCGGTGGTCGCGGTCGGCGGCGGCCGGCTCGGCGCACCCGCGTACGACGTCGCGTGGCGCGTCGAGTCGCTGCTGATGCGCGCGGGCGCGGAGCCGGTCGTGCAGGTCGTGCCGGCGGTCGGCGACACGGTGAGCCTCGCGGGCGCGTCGGTGCCGGCCGCGTTGCAGGCCGTGCCGGCGTTCGCCGCGCTCGCGTCCGGCGGCCAGCACAGGCTCGCGAACCCGGCCGAACTCGGCGCGCTGGTCGCGCTCGCGCCGGCCGGCGCGTTCGCGCCGAACGTCGTGATCGCGGACGACGCGCTGCGCGCGCGGCTTGGCGAGGCATTCGACGCGTTGCGCGCGGAAGTGGCCGGCGTCTCGCCGGACGCGGCCGCCGCGTTCGACGCATGGCGCAGCGGCGCGGCCGGCCCGCTCGGCGGCGGCGCGCCAGTCGCGGGCGACGTCGGCGTCGCGCGGCTCGGCGGGCAGCCGGTCGTCGTGGTCGGCGACACGGCCGGCGTCGCCGCGCTGTCGCGCACGTGGACGCCGCTCGACGTATCGAACCGGCTCGTCGTGCATGCGCTCGACCGCGCGCCGAACCTGAGTGCGGGCGGCGACACGGACCGCCTCGCGCTGTCGCTCGTCGGCGGCGCGCCGCGCACGCTCGACGTGCTGACGAGCGCGTCGTGGGACGCGACGTTCGATCTCGCGGCGGTGTCCGGCAACGGCAAGGTGCCGCGCGCGGTCGTGCTCGATCTGGCGGCCGCCGCCGCGTCGGTGCGCAACGCGCAGACCGCGTCGATCTTTTTCAACGGCGTGCTGATCGGCTCGCGGCTGCTGTCGACCGACGGCCGCCCGCAGCGCGTGAGCGCGGCCATCCCCGGTTATGCGCTCGGCTCGGTGAACCAGTTGCGCGTGCTGTTCCAGCGCCAGCCGGAAGGCGGCTGCCAGCCGCGCGCGGCCGGCTACCCGGCGGCGGTGCTGCCCGGCAGCCATCTGGTGCTCGGCGAAGGCCGCCTCGAAGACAACTTCACCGGGATGATCGTTCGTTACGCGCAGAGCGCGAGCCTGCTGGTGCCGGACGCGTATCTCGCGAACCCGGCCGACTCGCTGCCGCGCGTCGCGCGGCTCGCGAACGCGGTCGGCATCGCGCCGACGCGCGCGACGCTGGCGGTCGTCGCCGGCGGCCAGGCCGCGCAGCCGGCGGGGCCGTTCCTCGCGGCCGACGTCGCCGTCACCGATCTGTCCGGGCCGGCGACGTTCGACGGCGGCCGGCTGACGATCAAGGGCCGCTCCGGCGCGCCGCTCGCGGACCTCGCGGGCCTCACGCGGCTCGGCGTGCTCGAAGTCGTGCATTCCGGCGGCACGACGGGCGTGCTGTACCGGACCGTCGGCGCCGCCGCGCCAGTGCTGCCGGCGACGCTGCAACTGTTGAGCGGCGACATCGTCGTCGTCGATGCGACCGGCGCGCTGAAGTCGTTCGACACGCAGCGGCCGGGCGGCGTGCCGCCGGAGGACCGGCAGCGCGCGTGGCTCACGCAGCACTGGTCCGCGTGGGGCATGCCGGCGCTCGCGATCGTCGTGCTGCTGCTGCTGATCTTCGCGGCGAACGCGGCGCGCAGGCGGCGTCGCGAGAAGAACGGCGGGCCGGGCGAGCCGCCGCCTGCGTCGGGTTCGTCGGGTTCATCGGCTTCATCGGCTCCGCCCCCGCCGCCGGGACCGGATGGCGGTGCCGCGACGCGGGGAGCGGCGGAGTCGTCCGGATCGCCGGCTGAACCCGGAGCGCCAGGCACATCGGGCAAACCCGGCAAACCCGGCGAAGGCCCCCCCGACACCCCTCCGCACGACAGGCAGGGCTGA
- the wecB gene encoding non-hydrolyzing UDP-N-acetylglucosamine 2-epimerase, giving the protein MRILSIFGTRPEAIKMVPLVKRLEADGDVQSVVCVTGQHQTMLQQVLDLFGVVPNHNLAAMTANQTLNGLASRLFAGIDGVLETERPDRVLVHGDTLTSMAAALAAFHRRIPVGHVEAGLRTGNLYEPWPEEMNRRVVDVIGDLLFAPTASSQANLEAEALGGRVIVTGNTVIDALHLMCARLDGDAPMRARIDAQFPYLEPPDRGRPLLLVTGHRRESFGEGFANICAALAALAQTGKMQIVYPVHLNPNVRGPVLGTLGHLNDVYLTDPLDYPEFVRLMQRASIVLTDSGGVQEEAPALGKPVLVMRDVTERPEALAAGTVRLVGTDRNAIQQSVLQLVDDEAERRAFARRVNPYGDGHASERIVAALTGKPFEPFASRVLPGYRHPGRTAPPVED; this is encoded by the coding sequence GTGCGTATCCTGTCGATATTCGGAACGCGGCCCGAAGCGATCAAGATGGTGCCGCTCGTGAAGCGGCTCGAAGCCGACGGCGACGTGCAGTCGGTCGTCTGCGTGACGGGCCAGCATCAGACGATGTTGCAGCAGGTGCTCGACCTGTTCGGCGTCGTTCCCAACCACAACCTCGCCGCGATGACCGCGAACCAGACGCTGAACGGTCTCGCGTCGCGGCTCTTCGCCGGCATCGACGGCGTGCTCGAAACGGAGCGGCCCGACCGCGTGCTCGTCCATGGCGACACGCTGACCAGCATGGCGGCCGCGCTCGCCGCGTTCCATCGGCGGATTCCGGTCGGTCACGTCGAAGCCGGACTGCGCACCGGCAACCTGTACGAACCCTGGCCCGAGGAGATGAACCGGCGCGTCGTCGACGTGATCGGCGACCTGCTGTTCGCGCCGACCGCGAGTTCGCAGGCGAATCTCGAAGCGGAGGCGCTCGGCGGCCGCGTGATCGTCACCGGCAACACGGTGATCGACGCGCTGCATCTGATGTGCGCGCGGCTCGACGGCGACGCGCCGATGCGCGCACGCATCGACGCGCAGTTCCCGTATCTGGAGCCGCCCGATCGCGGCCGGCCGCTGCTGCTCGTGACCGGCCATCGCCGCGAGAGTTTCGGCGAGGGTTTTGCGAACATCTGCGCGGCGCTCGCCGCGCTCGCGCAGACCGGCAAGATGCAGATCGTCTATCCGGTCCACCTGAATCCGAACGTGCGCGGCCCGGTGCTCGGGACGCTCGGACACCTGAACGATGTCTATCTGACCGATCCGCTCGACTACCCGGAGTTCGTGCGCCTGATGCAGCGCGCGTCGATCGTGCTGACCGACTCGGGCGGCGTGCAGGAGGAAGCGCCCGCGCTCGGCAAGCCGGTGCTCGTGATGCGCGACGTGACCGAACGGCCGGAGGCGCTCGCGGCGGGGACCGTGCGGCTCGTCGGCACCGATCGCAACGCGATTCAGCAGTCGGTGCTGCAACTCGTGGACGACGAAGCGGAGCGGCGCGCGTTCGCGCGGCGCGTGAATCCGTACGGCGACGGCCACGCGTCCGAACGGATCGTCGCCGCGCTGACCGGCAAGCCGTTCGAGCCGTTTGCGAGCCGCGTGTTGCCGGGCTATCGCCATCCCGGACGCACCGCGCCGCCGGTCGAGGATTGA
- a CDS encoding DUF523 domain-containing protein, translated as MQKILVSACLVGQPVRYDGASRRVRDPLIGRWLAEDRLVIVCPEVAAGLGIPRLPAEIVARRSGADVLAGVAAIRDTRGNDVTAVFVASARHALALAIAGGCRHALLTDGSPSCGSTFIYDGTFSGADHPGEGVTAALLRAHGVAVYTPDRIGELAAALDDSQG; from the coding sequence ATGCAAAAAATCCTCGTTAGCGCATGCCTCGTCGGGCAGCCGGTCCGTTACGACGGCGCGTCCAGGCGCGTGCGCGATCCGCTGATCGGCCGTTGGCTCGCTGAAGATCGGCTCGTGATCGTGTGCCCCGAGGTCGCGGCGGGGCTCGGCATACCGCGGCTTCCGGCCGAGATCGTCGCGCGGCGCTCCGGCGCGGACGTGCTCGCGGGCGTGGCGGCGATCCGCGACACGCGCGGCAACGACGTCACGGCTGTGTTCGTCGCCAGCGCGCGGCACGCCCTGGCGCTTGCGATCGCCGGCGGCTGCCGGCATGCGTTGCTGACCGACGGCAGTCCGTCGTGCGGGAGCACGTTCATTTACGACGGCACGTTTTCCGGCGCGGACCATCCCGGCGAAGGCGTGACGGCCGCGCTGCTGCGTGCGCATGGGGTCGCCGTGTACACGCCGGACCGGATCGGCGAGCTGGCCGCCGCGCTCGACGATTCGCAGGGCTGA
- a CDS encoding SDR family NAD(P)-dependent oxidoreductase, whose product MTGLTGRQPVALIVGASRGLGWGLAREYLRGGWQVIATVRDPHAQTPLHALQNEAGGRLRIEAVDINAPAEVDALAARLADVRLDLLYVNAGIANDPDEKVGDVSTQTFQQVMLTNALSPLRVVERFADRVVDDGRIAVMSSELGSVADNVDGGWEVYRASKAALNSLMRSVVARRAGDTRTWYVIAPGWVRTAMGTDAAPLDIDTSIAGVVRAIDARRGTRGLVFVNYRNEILPW is encoded by the coding sequence ATGACTGGACTGACTGGACGGCAACCGGTCGCGTTGATCGTCGGCGCGTCGCGCGGCCTGGGCTGGGGCCTCGCGCGCGAATATCTGCGCGGCGGCTGGCAGGTGATCGCGACGGTGCGCGACCCGCACGCGCAAACGCCGCTGCACGCGCTGCAAAACGAAGCCGGCGGCCGGCTGCGCATCGAGGCCGTGGACATCAACGCACCGGCGGAAGTCGATGCACTCGCCGCGCGGCTCGCGGACGTGCGGCTCGATCTGCTGTACGTGAACGCGGGCATCGCGAACGATCCGGACGAGAAGGTCGGCGACGTGTCCACGCAGACGTTCCAGCAGGTGATGCTGACGAACGCGTTGAGCCCGCTGCGCGTGGTCGAGCGTTTCGCGGACCGGGTCGTCGACGACGGCCGCATCGCGGTGATGTCGTCGGAACTCGGCAGCGTCGCGGACAACGTCGACGGCGGCTGGGAGGTGTATCGCGCGAGCAAGGCCGCGCTGAATTCGCTGATGCGCTCGGTCGTCGCGCGCCGCGCCGGCGATACGCGCACGTGGTACGTGATCGCGCCGGGCTGGGTCCGCACCGCGATGGGCACCGACGCCGCGCCGCTCGACATCGATACGAGCATTGCGGGCGTCGTCCGCGCGATCGACGCGCGTCGCGGCACGCGCGGGCTCGTGTTCGTGAACTACCGCAACGAGATCCTGCCGTGGTGA
- a CDS encoding FAS1-like dehydratase domain-containing protein codes for MTDDITSFPLRALAATLDREPPGEVVPPLWHWLYFLPVAPLAQVGPDGHPKRGGFLPPVPLPRRMWAGGRFSFHAPLRAGTRATRTSTIASIEDKTGRSGRLVFVTVQHRVETDGQLCVDEEHDIVYRDEPRPGAGGPKPIAARADQAWERTLNADPVLLFRYSALTFNGHRIHYDFPYVTNEEGYPGLIVHGPLIATLLVDLVRRELPGATLETFAFRAVRPTFAGHALTVCGKPSDDGRTVELWAKDHEGWLTMQASATLA; via the coding sequence CTGACCGACGACATCACGTCGTTCCCGCTGCGCGCGCTCGCGGCGACGCTCGACCGCGAGCCGCCCGGCGAGGTGGTGCCGCCGCTGTGGCACTGGCTGTATTTCCTGCCGGTCGCGCCGCTGGCGCAGGTCGGGCCGGACGGTCATCCGAAGCGCGGCGGATTCCTGCCGCCGGTGCCGCTGCCGCGCCGGATGTGGGCGGGCGGCCGCTTCTCGTTTCATGCGCCGCTGCGCGCCGGCACGCGGGCGACGCGCACGTCGACGATCGCGTCGATCGAGGACAAGACCGGCCGCAGCGGCCGGCTCGTGTTCGTGACGGTCCAGCATCGCGTCGAGACGGACGGTCAACTGTGCGTCGACGAGGAACACGACATCGTCTATCGCGACGAGCCGCGGCCGGGCGCGGGCGGACCGAAGCCGATCGCCGCGCGCGCGGATCAGGCATGGGAGCGTACGCTGAACGCCGACCCGGTGCTGCTGTTCCGCTATTCGGCGCTGACGTTCAACGGCCACCGGATTCACTACGACTTCCCGTACGTGACGAACGAAGAAGGTTATCCGGGGCTGATCGTGCACGGTCCGCTGATCGCGACGCTGCTGGTCGATCTGGTGCGCCGCGAGTTGCCCGGCGCGACGCTCGAAACGTTCGCGTTCCGCGCGGTGCGCCCGACCTTCGCGGGCCATGCGTTGACGGTCTGCGGCAAGCCGTCGGACGACGGCCGCACGGTCGAGCTGTGGGCGAAGGACCACGAAGGCTGGCTGACGATGCAGGCGAGCGCGACGCTCGCGTAA